A genomic region of Cytobacillus luteolus contains the following coding sequences:
- a CDS encoding EAL domain-containing protein, whose protein sequence is MFTSTYTVRSHIKKWSKIVLPHRYLRYYPPVFTLRNPLVSGIKRAFKQDDQVVVIAFNLANLHELADLLGYKQINKCKNSIKVIFKKVVQELVHRDDVIALSNFNNEDIGLLLKVDPKKTSVSDIETLVHKLKKTVNRRLGEQYPQLKIIYHTGYMFIEKKYEVEASFQKAWQLAIAMAEKRVTSEYNEMLFDINKIIEEKGLSLLAQPIIDVSTNEIQAWEMLTRGPKGTSLENPLSLFSVARQTGKLFELEMIVLEKAFKQVVDTGCRQNIFINFTPVTLGNPRLIREVNKFLIKYSEINPKRIILEITERDSIEGETFFTGNIKKLRALGFRLAIDDTGAGYASLHTISEIMPEIIKIDRSVIQNIDTNKVKESMLKGLLLIAKETGALVVAEGIENESEAAVLTRNKVDLAQGYFYARPGNLLEKIS, encoded by the coding sequence ATGTTTACATCAACATATACTGTTCGTTCTCACATCAAAAAGTGGAGTAAAATCGTACTTCCACATCGTTACTTAAGATATTATCCACCCGTTTTTACTCTTAGAAACCCTTTAGTTTCTGGGATAAAACGTGCGTTTAAGCAGGATGACCAAGTGGTAGTTATTGCCTTCAATTTAGCTAATTTACATGAATTGGCTGATTTATTAGGATACAAGCAAATAAATAAATGTAAGAATTCGATAAAAGTAATATTTAAAAAAGTTGTACAGGAGTTAGTACATCGAGATGATGTTATTGCTTTAAGCAATTTTAATAATGAAGATATAGGTCTTCTTCTAAAAGTAGATCCGAAAAAAACAAGTGTATCGGATATAGAAACCCTTGTCCATAAATTGAAAAAGACTGTTAATCGTCGTTTAGGGGAACAATATCCCCAATTAAAAATTATCTACCATACTGGCTACATGTTTATTGAAAAGAAGTATGAAGTAGAAGCATCTTTCCAAAAAGCATGGCAACTAGCCATTGCAATGGCTGAAAAAAGAGTAACTTCAGAATACAACGAAATGCTTTTTGACATTAATAAAATAATAGAAGAAAAAGGGTTATCATTATTAGCGCAACCTATTATTGATGTGTCAACAAATGAAATTCAAGCTTGGGAAATGCTTACACGTGGACCCAAAGGGACTTCCCTAGAAAACCCATTATCGTTATTTTCCGTGGCTAGACAAACTGGAAAGCTTTTTGAACTTGAAATGATTGTGCTTGAAAAAGCATTCAAACAAGTGGTAGATACAGGGTGTAGACAAAATATCTTTATTAATTTTACTCCTGTTACTTTAGGCAACCCGAGACTCATTCGTGAAGTGAATAAATTCTTAATAAAATACAGTGAAATTAATCCAAAGAGAATTATTCTTGAAATAACCGAGAGAGATTCAATTGAAGGTGAGACCTTTTTTACTGGAAATATTAAAAAACTTCGTGCCTTAGGATTTAGATTGGCAATTGATGATACTGGTGCTGGGTATGCAAGCTTGCACACCATTAGTGAAATTATGCCAGAGATTATTAAAATTGATCGTTCTGTTATTCAAAATATCGATACGAACAAAGTGAAAGAATCGATGCTTAAGGGACTGTTACTCATTGCAAAAGAAACCGGAGCCTTAGTGGTAGCTGAAGGTATTGAAAATGAGAGTGAAGCTGCAGTACTAACAAGAAACAAAGTTGATCTTGCACAAGGCTATTTTTATGCTCGGCCAGGAAATTTACTAGAGAAAATATCCTAG
- a CDS encoding DUF86 domain-containing protein, whose product MYFVDREKIEQTLLCLESHLDLYHQQPEWVSSIERKALERITHIVIEAILDVGNSMIDGFIMRDPGSYEDIIDILEDEKVVNTTHASQLKQVIKMRKNIVQEYLEIDHSEVSQIIKDNESALSSFSANIRSYLENELGPVSAFKN is encoded by the coding sequence ATGTATTTTGTAGATAGGGAAAAAATTGAACAAACTTTACTATGTCTTGAAAGTCATTTAGACCTCTATCATCAACAGCCTGAATGGGTTAGTTCGATTGAAAGAAAAGCTCTTGAACGAATAACACATATTGTTATTGAAGCAATATTGGACGTAGGAAATTCAATGATTGACGGGTTTATCATGCGTGATCCAGGCAGTTATGAGGATATCATCGATATATTAGAGGATGAGAAGGTTGTTAATACTACACATGCTTCTCAATTAAAACAAGTCATTAAAATGAGAAAAAACATTGTTCAAGAGTATTTAGAAATCGATCATAGTGAGGTTTCACAGATTATTAAGGACAATGAGTCTGCTTTAAGCTCTTTTTCGGCTAATATTAGATCCTATTTAGAAAATGAGCTCGGTCCAGTTTCTGCCTTTAAAAACTAA